The DNA segment GAAACGTGCGAACCCCTGGTGACGATCCCCAAAGAAAATTCAGAAACTTCGGCCACTAACATGGTGCACTCTCAGAATTTTGTTGCAACGTCGAATCGGAAGAAGTGCTACTTCTGCGGTTACAACTACCACGAGAGAAAATATTGTCCCGCCCGGAATTCATCATGCAACAAGTGTGGTAAGCTTGGACACTTTATGAAAGTTTGTAAATCGAAAACAGGCCATCAAGTTTCTGCAACTTTAACGCCAGATCTACGGGTATGTGCATTGTGTCCTTACAGCTTATCCGCTGCAACGTTATCAGTTTGCATAAACGGAAGAAAATTATGTGCACTGGTGGACTCTGGGAGCTCTGACAATTACATAAGTAACAAAACTATACAGTCGCTATGCCTTGACGTTTCGCCAACGCAGCAAACAGTATCAATGGCGCAATCGAAGTTATCCTGTACGATAAGCGGCTTCTGCGTTGCTGATGTTGCAATTAACAATCAAATGTACACTGCTGTAACCTTTGGTGTCATGGATCATCTCTGCGCGGATATTATACTTGgccaaacttttcaaaagcAACATAAACGGCTTGTAATTGAGTATGACGGCTGTCTTGAAGATTTTGTTATATCTAAATCTTCTTCTTGTGCACTCCCTGCTGCATTAGTGCCAACCGAAACGCTATTTCCAAACTTACCTCGGAATTGTAAGCCAATCGCTGTGAAATCTCGGCAATACAACGAAGCAGACAGAAACTTCATTGCCGGCGAAATCAAGAAATTGCTCGAAGATGACATTATCGAAACCAGCCGTTCACCCTGGCGTGCCCAAATTGTTGTTGTACGAACTGGAGAGAAAACACGTATGTGCATTGATTACTCGCAGACGATCAATTTGTATACAGAATTAGACGCATATCCTTTTCCCAGAATAGATGCGATGGTAAATCAACTTGCAGAGTATAGCACTTACTCTCGATATGACTTGAAATCTGCTTACCATCAAATTCCCATTCTCTCTTCAGACCGTAAATACACTGCATTTGAAGCAAACGGTAAATTGTGGCAGTACAAACGCATCCCATTCGGAGTCACGAACGGTGGCATGAATTTTCAACGTGCTATTAACCGCATCATTGAAGAGGAAAACTTAAAAGACGTTTATGCTTATCAAGATGACGTAACAGTCTGTGGCCGAAATCAAGATGAACACGATCTCAACGTAAAAAAGTTTCTAAAGGTCTTCAAGCGTCGAAACTTATCGTTTAATGAAACCAAAACCGTCAAGTCTGCTCCTCACATCAACGTTTTAGGGTACAGAGTCCAGCATAAACTTATTCAGCCAGACCCAGAACGGTTAAAACCCCTTCAAGAGTTTCCTCCtcctcaaaacaaaaaaggattACAACGAGTCTTGGGAATGCTGGCATATTACGCAAAGTGGATTCCAAAATTTTCCGACAAGGTGAAACCACTAGCAACAGCTGACTCCTTTCCCTTAAACGACGAGGCTTGTCAAGCATTCAGCAATCTTAAAGGCGAGTTAATGAATGCATCCCTTCAGTCAATTGATGAAACATTGCCGTTTGTAGTAGAATGTGATGCATCTGATGTCGCCGTCTCTGCCACCTTGAATCAAGGTGGTCGCCCCGTTGCTTTCCTCTCTCGAATGCTCCATGGGGCGGAATTATTGTATCCTGCAGTAGAGAAAGAGGCGACTGCAATTATCGAAGCCACCAGAAAATGGAGAGATCTCCTCCTTCGTCGACATTTCGAGCTCATAACAGATCAACGATCAGTGGCGTTCATGCTGGACAATCGCCGccgaacaaaaattaaaaacaacaaaattcaaacctGGAGAATGGAACTTGCGTCCTTAAGTTATACCATTCACTACCGACCAGGTAAGCTAAACGTCGGCGCTGATTCCTTCACCAGAGCGTACATTGCATCCGTGAATCAAAATTGTCAAATCAATGACATTCATGACATGCTGTGTCACCCAGGTGTAACAAGATTACTGCACTTCGTTCGAACAAAAAACCTGCCTTTTTCCACTGAAGAAGTTCGCAAAGCGTGCTTGAACTGCCGTGTCTGTCAAGAATGTAAACCccagttttataaaatgcCTCAAATGAACCTTATCAAAGCAACAAAGCCTATGGAACGTGTTAGTATCGATTTCAAAGGACGTCTACCATCTAAAGGTAAAAACAAGTACATACTCACAATCATTGACGAATACTCGAGGTTTCCATTTGCAATACCATGTCCGAACATGCACTCATCAACTGTCGTCgaaagtttgaaacttttattCGTACTTGTAGGTTTACCTAATTATATTCATTCAGATCGAGGTTCATCATTCTTGTCAAAGGAACTACAATCCTATCTGCATGGCCTCGGTATAGCAACGAGCAGCTGTACTCCATACCATCCTACTGGAAATGCTCAAGTTGAACGGTACAACGGTATCATATGGAAAGCCGTAACACTCGCCCTGAAGTCAAGGGGGATGAATGTTTCTGAATGGGAACAAGTGCTTCCCGGTGCATTACACTCGATCCGTTCGCTCCTATGCACCTCAACTAATGCTACACCGCACGAAAGATTTTTCGCCTTTAACCGACGATCGGAAAACGGCACGGCTCTGCCGTCGTGGCTGGTGGGTCCAGGCAAAGTATTCCTTCGTCGATTCGTCCGCTCAAGCAAACATGAGCCTTTAGTCGATGAAGTTAATTTGGTCAACACAAATCCAACGTACGCACGTGTCCGATATCAGGATGGAAGGGAATCAACGGTCTCGTTGAAGGATCTAGCCCCTTGTCGACCGCACGAGATTGAAAGAGAACAACCTGTCACTGCTACACCGCAAATCCAAGATACTCagaacatttttaacaaacctGAACAATCCGCTGAAGTGCCCTTAACTTCAGTTGAGCAAATGGCAATCGAACCAGCAGAAGCGGAGATTCGTCGGTCGGCCCGCAGCAATAAGGGAGTGCCTCCAATCAGATATGTTGCCGAACCATAGATTTGTCATACGCTATTGTTGATGTGTTGTACTCATGTGCAATTGTTGATATTGTTGACAcggtttgatttatttatttcgcatgttatatttatttacGCTATGCTTCGTTGTTGGGCTGGGAGAATGTAATGATTAATGCAACGCCCCGCGCAGTCATCAATCAACGCCCCTTGTAGCTTCGTCGCATATCTCGTAATCACGCCATTTATGTTCTCAGTTCAGTCCCTCAGTTCTTTTCAGTTGCGTGATTACGATTCACCATTTTAAGATTACCAGTTTtccttttatgcttttgtttaactttacctttttgtgttgcagcttagtttagttttttgtgtcttAAAGCTGTGCAATTAGAGAATACGATTCTTTACAACTGTCTGTTCAGTTCACCGTGTTAACACAGTttacagtgaaataaaaaataagatgTAAGTTGGCGATCTGGGGTTAACTTTAATTTGATTCTTCTACATGAGCTTTTGCAGCAACAACTTGCTTTATCAGgttgtaatggaatgattggttattgttgttgaacttgaccataccagtcactccaatacaatctttgattgtctgaatgtttattgtcctcgatgataaatgagtctcaggtcgttgtttcgcttttcttaatcttagaattaattgtataccatgacaactgtataaactggttatattgtttcttgtttaaacgattacattaaataagacattgggacagctacataataaagtcgaccactttctagggttaacttagTAGAGTGTGACGCAATGAATAGCtataaatgaaagaataactcacgtcacgatttataacgatacacaggaagtcatgcataggcaacacgtaacgcaatgctttgctttgccgatttccgtattctatgcggcattcgatttgcaagcaattccACAACATCATCACAAGGTGTACTAAGAGATGGCaacattttgtttgatgtGATATTCGATGTgcttattatacagtgaagtCATGATCATCAACCATTACATGACATTACTCTATACGCAGTGGCAGGCTGGCCAGTGAGTCAACTCCCAACACAAGCGCTTTAGACGTCACAATGTACTTGAGGGAAATCCAGCTGAAGAATCCAATCGTTTATACCACATAAACTATACGTTTCTGAGTTATATGCGACTTATATTAATAATAGCAGTGCATTTATATCAGGTTATATAATTCATTTATAATAACAGCAATGTCATATCATCATATTATATAACATCTCCCAGTAACCTCAATGCGTGTAAATGACGTACAAAATCGCTAATAACGCAAACATAATAATATGTGACAATATATCTTCTATAAAATTATCCTACAAACCACTAAGTTGTAAAATAATCGTAAAAAAGTCGACATGTTGCTACGCAAAGAATACCCCGAGGAAGTCATCAACATCGAATAACCCGGTTGAACTTTGACCTGAAATATCACTTAGCCTAGAAAGGTCATCGGGTTCAGGCGAGTGATGTGCGGATGACGTAAAGCCAGTTAATGTGTTGTCGATGTTGGTTGAACCACATAACTGTGTGGAGCAGCCAGAAGCAACGTGGTTGGTTGTTGAGTTGCCCTAAAGCTGGTTGAGGTTAAAGCAACGAACAATTTGTTTGATTATTGCGTCACTATTGTCTTTGTTGAGTTTTATAAACAAAGTTATTgcgaaaaaaggaaaaattatGGCAAACATTCGTTACCAAAGTTTATTATGAAGACCAATTAAACGATAGTGCGTCTACTTATATAAGATACGGAATAAATTTAGTGATATTcatttacaaaagaaaaatctttttgcaataaaaatctaatatttttatgtcCTTTTGTACTTTCGTTAGACTTGCAGAAACTGCTCAGTATTCTTCTATTTTACGATTCCTTCTGTGACGTAGACTATATTCAACTTAGTGTAGAGCTTGCCTTGCTAGTTATAAagtgccaaatttgttccggGCATTCTGACGTAGAGGATTCTGACGCATTCTGACGTAGACGATCGAAAATCTCGGATATTGCTGAAATTTCTTCACAAATAGGAAGACAAACTTACCAGGGATGCAAGCTTTTTGATCGGAATATTTGCGCTTTGTCATGGGacatttttacgtcataacGTCCGGTACAAATCTGGCATGAAACCGGATTTCCGGTAAAAGTTAGAAAATATGGCGACGATTTTAACTACAAGCGCAGAGCATTATTGTTAAGTATCTCGTATCATTAATTACTTTATCGTGTCgtattcattcattcatttattttcgTCAATAGCGTTGTCGTATcatatcgtttatttttcccCATGGTCTTTAGAGAGCTATAAATTATGCGAATCTTTCTACAGCAAAGTTAAACGGAACTCGCTCATATACAATTAATGAAAGGAGAAAAGCGGCAAGGCCCCGAGGGCTTGAAACGTGCAAGGTCTTAACCAGGTTGTCGGTGCTGCTGAACCATGAACAGTTATGGCGGCCACTTAAcccaaataataataatcgtAAATACACTTAATAAGAATTCCATTGtggtattttaaaaaatgatagaaatttttttcatcaacATCTGCGGCTTAATTAcgttattttctgaaaaaaagctttaaatataaaatttgtgcTATATGGCAGCTTGTTTCGACGTTTTAATGCGCCACGAAAATGTTTTGGGAGCCACTTTATAACCGAAGCAGTTGGCAACAATTCCAGGGTAGGTAGCGCAGTGGTGGAAGAGTTCTTGAACCTGACTGGTTTGGACGAATAATCAGCAGCCATAGTTATATCAACTGCACTATTTGCTTAAAGATGGACCAGCACAATGCAGGAAAAGCCAAAGTTGATTCTAAGGACCATACGATTGTAATGAGAACACATAACAGCCAAAGGCATGTTTATTAACGGAATAAAACTAGCCTAAGATGTTTTGGACAGCAGACGGACATAGCCTAAAAATTTGTACCAGTACCGGTACCTCTTCGCCGGATTAGGctaaatacaaacaaattaatGATAAAATTAGTTGTCGATTGAGTATTTATTCGTATAATCCATTAAATCTGAAGCCACAGACTGATATTCGAGTCTAGtacacaagtgcacaaccagatgacgtcacaatttgagtagatAGGGTCtggtatacaaaggcatcctatGGTTGTGTATTTAAATGCTAGTCCCAACATTTGTGTCTATGCGCACGCACAATccaattttgaaaattcacTTGTGTGCTAAACCCTGATAATAATGATGTCTTGTTTACTCTAAAAAGACGTGGTTATGttggaaattttatttttgcatttgttgctTTGATTGGAGcacagattggaaagtttgctctTTTTAGGTGAAAAATCTCCCGTACAATCAAGATGAAACAATGCCCATTATTATACACGCAATTAGTTTTTATCCTCCGagcacttagcaaactttaCAATTTAGATTGCAAATGAATGGTTTTTATAGAGGTTAACATGAAAGATGCTTaacttgaaacatttattggtGTCTATATGCAACATATCACGTAGTTTAATCCTAGCCTTCCATGACTTCTTGGaagcaaaaatatgaaaagaCTGAAACTCTATCAATCacaaaatttctttcattGCACCAGTAAATACGCCAATAAATGCACGATTTTGTTGTagaaaactgccgtacttttCAGTAGGAGCCTGAGCTAATTTTCTGGtacatcatacaaactttccagcaTGGGGCACTAAAATAACCAAGTCAGGATTTTGTGAAGACCTCACTTGACTGGACCAGTCAACTTCACACTTCCCTTCACCAGTCTGGAAATCTTTGACTTTACTTAACCCTAATTAATTCAAGTCATCATAGAATCGGTTCGTTGTTGTCATCAAAGTTCACACTTACgcatttttcatttaatgtgcaaagttgtttaaaaaaggAAGAATTACcataaacatcatataaaAGCATGCCACAGTTATGTAACAAGTGTTTAGAATACGCTAAGTGTCAACGTTTTTAAACCATACATATTTACTTTGCTACACTTGGAGTCGACGTAATAAACGTAGCTGATACGTCTTGACTCAATAATGCAATTGAAATGACTTAACTTGACTTAAACTGTTTGTGAGTTGTGTCAGGTCGATTCATAGAAATACACTAATAGTCAATTCGTTATGGTTTTTGTGTAAAGTTGATTCATATGAAAACAGAAATACCAAATTAGCTACGTAACTATTTGTATGatgaaattttttccaaaacattTGCGATTCAGGTCCTTCTTGCAGTGAGAGTCTTGCTACACTATTAAACCGTACAACCAAGATTTTTAACGGTCAACTTTTCTTTTAGCGTCTATTTCACTGGCGGCCGGTTAACAAATTTGGTAAAAGCTCAAGAGACAATAGATTATGTTAATTGAAAAGCAAATGAATATGTGTTCGtgataaaatttgtgaataTTTGGTTATTTATTCGCTGGGAGTAAAAGCTGCTTACCTTGACTGCCGCAAACGATCAAGGCAAGCTCGTGGGTGGTCGCACACGTCAACTGGCCCATCCTGTCAGTGCTTCCCCTAATAATGCTTTGAACTACGAGATACCGCTAGTATTTGATCATGTGCAACGGCTAAACACAACCATGTAAAAGCTAAGCTAAGTTTTTGTATTAGAAGATAAGTCCTAAGCATTATATTTCTCAAAATCAAGTGCATCGGTTTCCATGTAATCTAATAAACTCTTTTAGGTTATTTAAATGGTTTCTTatgcgtttttttttttttttgaacaaTAGGCTTGAGATAGTGAAATGGGCAGTAATGACGTCTGAATTAAACGGGTCACGCATTGTGGGTTTGTCTTCGGTCAAAGATGCTCCAAATCGACGAGACTCAACGACAAGCTGCGATGACATGAGTGGAGTGAGCGATGTTGAAAGCAAATTGCATCCACAATCAGTCGAGCCGTGTCACAATCTCGCCTTCAACACGATCAGATATAACCCGGCGATCGTGGGAAACCAGCTGACCAACAGCGCGCCAATCCATTTTGCTGTTCCTCAATCTTCCACGTTTCCTGGATTTCCGCGGCTCCCGCCTCCAGCTAAAGTAGATGAAGGAGAAGTTCATCTTCCTCTTCACAGCACGAGACTGGTGAGTCTTCATGAATTAACCACAAACACATTATTTTATAGAGCGGTGCATAAGCCGCTGTTAAATTATCtaaatcaaatttattttttaatatacAAGCTTGTTGGCTTTTAATTTAGGGCAGTGCCATGGTGTTGGACGTacatttgtaaatatttcaggATAGTAAGAACTGGTATTTGCTGTCACTGTTGGATATTGCTTCAATACAAGCCCATCACATAAAAATGGTTATAgactgtttttaaaaaatatatgaacCAAAATGTATCGTTGTCGTACTCAGAGAAGTAAAATTATCTGACTGAATAAGAAATCGATTTGTTCTGACTTgtcaactttttgtaaaacttttgcgTTATATCTTGAGAACAACTTTGAACTGTTTAGCAAACAATTGTTATGCCCAATAACACGAAGTACATTTTCAGtttaattacttttatttatgGTGTTGGACGTACATGTCCAATCTTTAAGCTGTTGACTGTCAATATCTTCCCTGACTTGATGTAAATCTCTCACATATCTTTTATATCAAATGAATAAAAAGCAAACACTAGATATgattaaaacactttcaaaCAATTGAACAGGTTTAACGtttcaataatatttttcGAAACGGAATTACCTACGATGTCCAGTGACAGCTGGTACAGAAATTCTTCGAAAAATATTTGACTGGTATTTGACTTTgatattattaaattatttaggATTTAAGTGACTTCTCCAGGAAATCTGCCGTGTTTACTTCGaccaataataataatccAATGCCAAGTTCGTTTGCTCCAGTTTTAATCTTACTCAACTTTTTTTTTGCTCACTTGAATTTTTGTTAGAGACATAATTTTCCTGAAATGTAAAGACGCCACAGATTGTCCAGTGGCACCTGGTACTTGGTATATCACTGACTTCAACAAACGTTTCATTCTTTGCTTCGAACAAAGTGTGTTTTATGCGTCTTTTGCGCTGTAGTTGTAGCAGACCGATGGACTTCCAATACTGGCTTCTTTTTGGCAGTAATATACCATGATGAGAAGCCCCTTTTAACAGCTATCTCATAATAATGATCCCTTATGTGGTTTTTGGCCACATAATCGAATGTGAAAGTTGTCTGACCCTTAATAAGTTCTATAAAAGTTCTATGAAAAATATTACGAATAGAAAAATTTAGGCTTCCATCAGCATCGTTTCGTCTCCATGGAATCAATTATATTCTAAAGTTTCATCAATCATCAATTAAATTGATAAGTTGTAGAAGTTCCATAAATCTGATAAAAACAGATTAAGCATCATCACCAAACCTGAGACACATGACCGCaacaaatttgcaatatactgtttaatgtaaaatattaacttgttgttcaaagtaagttttcatctttcaaattcccaaaaaaATGCTTTGCTTATGTCCagaaacaaataataatattgaAACTAAACAACCTTAAACATGCAGAgctgaaaaatatatttatccTTACTACGaggttaaaattatttaagaactaaaaatatttatttacgcATTTCTTGTGGCCGAAATTTCTGTCAGGAAAGACGAGGTGTTTATAAAAGTTTGACGTTCTGctaatatcttagttaaggtTTCAAAACTGGTTTTCTTAAAACTTAGTTTTTAGACTTAAAGTACTTTAGTTTCAATGCTGTggtatgtttgtttattttgtaatttgttcTCTGTGAAATATGTCGATGATTGCCTTCCAGAGAAATCTTAACGTTTATTTATTgaagattaatttttattaaatgagGCGGCCATGTTGATTTTTGGGCACTTCTCTTCGTGACTCAAATATTGGAAATAATGAATCTGAATTGAGCTATTTTGGAAATAGGCAGAAATAGGCCAACCCCTGACGAgaactttaaataaatttaatttttgtccGTTTGAAGTAAGCTGTCTTTGTCTTTGATGGAGCAAGCTTGAAATGATGAAATTTGATTTGTAGCTTTTGGTATAATTTTAGATGGTTTGCTTGGAAGTAGATATTTCAAATACctatgtttttaatttttattagaaataaatttcaaaatcacATTTTGTGGTGTTTAGACGATTTGTTGTCTGATATTTTTGGCATAATGTTTGTGCTACGCGACCAAAACCTAATTGAAAATTATCGCAAGATCTTGACAGCCTCGGGCATATCGCCATGATATGACAAGATTTATAATGTTTATGTTAAATTAGTCGTGTGGTTTGGGCACAAAATCTTTTCTTTAATTCTCACCTATTGGTGATTATTTATCTCAAATATTTTCTCACTAAAGTCAAAACACAGATTTATACAAATAAAGCCTCAAAAGTCTTTTTCCTGCTTTTGTTAAATATGCAGTTATTTGTAGCTGATTGTAGCATACTGCAGTGAAATGCAGTTATTTGTGGCATACTGGCAATGTTGCAATATGATAACtgatgttgtttgtttgtttgttgataaTTATGATAATGTTGTTATTGGCAATGTTGTTGCAATAAGATAACTTTTACTGCAattcaaaatgcaactgtCCCACCTCACTccgattttttttcttttctgccAAAATCAAATCTCTTATATTAACAGGATTGTGACTCAGCcaaatgtaattaatttaaGCGACCATGCTGCTGAATAAACTGTTAAACCATCACCCATTTTCACTTCAAGTGCACGCGACTACAACAATAAAAGCGAGTAATGCAATTAAAggattgtttttctttgatttagTAAAAGCAAGGTAAACAAGATCGATGAATGCGATTTACAATTAGTTTGACGTGAAAACTTCCCTAGTATCGCGATAACTTTATAACCATTCATAAATCGTATTCGTATACAAACAGTGCACATATGTACGAATATTGCTAATTTTCTATTATTCATCAAATATGTTCGTGTTGGTAGAAGCACGCCCCCTAGTGTGATCTATTTTAtgtttcttgaaatattttctgacTTAAGCTAAAACGATCATCCACTTTTAAATAAAGTCCCGAAAGgcattttttctgcttttgtcAGGGACAAGTGCatgtaaaattatttctttatatGTGGTAGTATATATAACAACACATTGCGCCGCTCTCACATTGGGGGAGGTCCCCAATATATAATTAACCCTCGCCCCCaggttttcattttctttccaACAATCGATGCCGATGTCAGCAATTATCTGAGTCGCTGCTGATATAAATATAAAGTAAAAAACTCATGGCAACCCTGAGCATTGCAATTAGTTTATTGCATCATAATGTGCATTGTCGTCATAAACATCATCGTTATCAACGATGCAGGGATGAGCTCATCCCCATCTCATCTTCACTCCTAAGATGGGCAGCATCAGATGTTAATATGATGTTTATTGATTGATGTTTCATCGCAGATGCTTCCGAGATCGAGCACTTCAAGCAGAAGAAGTCGTCATTTTGTTCCCAACGAGCACAAGGATGAATATTACTGGCAGAAGAGGAAGAAAAACAACGAAGCGGCgagaaagtaaaatttttaatacagACAGTTCTGCTCTATTCACGGAGTTTGTTCTCAACTTCcacaaatttttcacaaattcaAAGTTTATTGAATTTGTGAGGCGTTACATAGCGCGCATGAGGTATTTTGTTATAACACGcaattttattaaatgttttgcttaaaaaggTCATTTACACTGTAAATATTTATCGTGACCAGCCTGTTAAAAGATCAAATTTATCAAAGAAATGCAACATTTCTTCCCAATATAATCGatgaaaatttttgacttcCTGATTTATCATCGGTATGTGATGGTCGGACACTTTCGAATAGATTTCTATGTCGGTCACATTCTTCGATTTAATTTACCACTGTTTGTGCAATCGTGAGCAAAATCTTCTGCAGTAACCATGGTAACAAAATGAATACATTCCAGGTCGCGAGAGAAACGCCGGACAATTGACTCGGTTTTGGAGGATAAGGTTTTACAGCTGTCGCAGGAGAACAAATATCTCCGCAACGAACTCTACAATATGAAGGTGCTCTcaattttgcaactttttactcATTTAATTGAGTGCATGTCGTCATTGCTGTGCTTTCGTATCTTTCAACACTTGATACATTTCAACAGACTTTGATAGTTCTTATGAAATGTCTTTCataaattttgaataattttttcacaaaacagtttttatgttaggaggaaaaaatacaaaagtgTTTTATGGTTCAATAATATTTTAGTTTGATGTCTATTGCTGATTTGTCGAGAGAAAATGGAAGGCATtggtttaaattgtttgtatcTGTAGGTGAAGTACGGCGAGATTGATCCTACTGCTGAAGATTTCatcaacaacaataaacatCCGGTAAGATTCAATCTCACTCACAGTAGCGCCATTCTCTTTTGCTTCAAACTTTCTGGGCCGAGCTAAATATCTGAAAATGTCAATTTCCCAACTTTAAGTGAATGACTTTGAGTAGTTTAACGGCTTGTCTAGCTGTGATTGAAGGAGCCCACATCTTGCAGTGCTTCCATTTGCAGTTTATCGATTGACTTATAATCCCACGCATCCAAGACAAcgcttttcattgtttttaatagAAGTTTTCTTCCTCCACATCAAGCCCCAAC comes from the Clavelina lepadiformis chromosome 5, kaClaLepa1.1, whole genome shotgun sequence genome and includes:
- the LOC143460038 gene encoding uncharacterized protein LOC143460038 isoform X1 translates to MTSELNGSRIVGLSSVKDAPNRRDSTTSCDDMSGVSDVESKLHPQSVEPCHNLAFNTIRYNPAIVGNQLTNSAPIHFAVPQSSTFPGFPRLPPPAKVDEGEVHLPLHSTRLMLPRSSTSSRRSRHFVPNEHKDEYYWQKRKKNNEAARKSREKRRTIDSVLEDKVLQLSQENKYLRNELYNMKVKYGEIDPTAEDFINNNKHPKFSSSTSSPNHEMVDCEHAVNLQLATSQREPTNPVVVNNEVPISPITSFHSDICLRGKAAQAVAVVSPTLNTSHPPQQVNLLLGKLHGSCDDSAVSANVVFSRLATGTLVLSPVDLSIGSRSLKEAAPPASTSSLPESAAKKEEEGDYPNEMKAFEAANTLVTLCKGAEDLKRDVMKEEDEESKEQSGNWKPRFREINSLFNGDKSALPHKLRFKSSKSEQ
- the LOC143460038 gene encoding uncharacterized protein LOC143460038 isoform X2, translating into MTSELNGSRIVGLSSVKDAPNRRDSTTSCDDMSGVSDVESKLHPQSVEPCHNLAFNTIRYNPAIVGNQLTNSAPIHFAVPQSSTFPGFPRLPPPAKVDEGEVHLPLHSTRLMLPRSSTSSRRSRHFVPNEHKDEYYWQKRKKNNEAARKSREKRRTIDSVLEDKVLQLSQENKYLRNELYNMKVKYGEIDPTAEDFINNNKHPFSSSTSSPNHEMVDCEHAVNLQLATSQREPTNPVVVNNEVPISPITSFHSDICLRGKAAQAVAVVSPTLNTSHPPQQVNLLLGKLHGSCDDSAVSANVVFSRLATGTLVLSPVDLSIGSRSLKEAAPPASTSSLPESAAKKEEEGDYPNEMKAFEAANTLVTLCKGAEDLKRDVMKEEDEESKEQSGNWKPRFREINSLFNGDKSALPHKLRFKSSKSEQ